The following proteins are co-located in the Shouchella hunanensis genome:
- a CDS encoding penicillin-binding transpeptidase domain-containing protein, with amino-acid sequence MEIKRAVTNKRAVVLLFLFLAVFVVLVGRIAYIQITKEVKGNDLVAMAEERYSRSEILPSERGSISDRHGSVLAEDIPAYHVLAVLSENQGKGNYIEDIERTAEQLAPMIQLEVEELTSMLTDGKNEGRYQIELGPTSRYLSFETKESIQDLKLPGIQLEEATRRYYPNQTFASHVIGQKSINEDVGSIGLEGRLDEFLASTDGSIEYSRLGRLNSPAENITLPSDGASVQLTLDTRIQASMEQAMSQVELEFSPEKMTAIAADAKTGEILAMSNRPSFNPNQHGQIENYLNYAVADAVEPGSTLKMFTVAAAIEEGYFQDDKHFQSGEYEIDLHSNPVRDVNPEGWGEISYEEGVHRSSNVLMSKLVLEDLGIEPFYQYLEDFGFSKLTGIDLSQESTGRLEKGRRSDAARTAFGQTSTMTPVQLVQAATAIANGGKMMKPYIVQEIVDDEGEILQEGASEVVGEPISAETAAHVRDLLRGVVTEEYGTGRKYDIQGVDVLGKTGTAQIAEKGGYLNGHGQYLYSFLGMAPYEDPEIVVYVSVTKPNLTTEQSGNDPVSMIFNAVMQSSMAYLDLEPNEEELLEEAEDSGFDMADVVGERTTYATELLEDKEVIVVGEGDRIAYQEPAEGVRVLNDEPILLITDGESRALPDMRGWSRRDVLKMTNILDLELDYSGNGYVVQQSPVAGTPISEGETLQVHLESTVPEDGDETDSTEEEQEQETETEGDS; translated from the coding sequence GTGGAAATTAAACGCGCCGTGACAAATAAGCGAGCTGTTGTCTTGCTATTTCTTTTCTTAGCTGTCTTTGTTGTTTTAGTTGGACGAATTGCCTACATACAAATAACGAAAGAGGTCAAAGGAAATGATCTTGTCGCTATGGCAGAAGAACGCTACTCACGATCAGAAATATTACCTAGTGAAAGAGGAAGCATTTCGGATCGTCATGGGAGTGTGCTAGCTGAAGATATTCCTGCTTACCATGTTCTGGCCGTGCTTTCTGAAAATCAAGGTAAAGGCAACTATATAGAAGATATTGAACGAACAGCTGAACAACTTGCGCCGATGATCCAACTAGAAGTAGAAGAATTAACGAGTATGCTCACAGATGGAAAAAATGAAGGTCGCTATCAAATCGAATTAGGGCCTACTTCTCGCTATCTATCGTTTGAAACGAAAGAGTCGATTCAAGATTTGAAGCTGCCGGGCATCCAGCTTGAAGAAGCAACACGCCGTTATTATCCGAACCAAACGTTTGCATCGCATGTCATTGGTCAAAAAAGCATTAACGAAGACGTTGGAAGTATCGGTTTAGAAGGTCGCCTTGACGAGTTTTTGGCTTCAACGGATGGCTCAATCGAATATAGTCGTTTAGGGCGTTTAAATTCTCCAGCTGAAAATATTACGCTTCCATCAGATGGTGCTTCTGTGCAATTAACCTTAGATACACGAATTCAAGCATCTATGGAGCAAGCGATGTCGCAAGTTGAATTAGAGTTTAGTCCTGAAAAGATGACGGCTATTGCCGCTGATGCAAAAACAGGTGAAATCTTGGCAATGTCGAATCGACCAAGTTTTAATCCAAATCAACACGGACAAATTGAAAACTATTTAAATTATGCAGTTGCAGATGCAGTGGAACCTGGTTCAACGTTGAAAATGTTTACAGTGGCAGCCGCCATTGAAGAAGGCTATTTTCAAGACGATAAGCACTTTCAATCAGGTGAATATGAAATTGATTTGCATAGTAATCCTGTTAGAGATGTGAATCCAGAAGGTTGGGGAGAAATTTCTTATGAAGAGGGTGTTCATCGTTCTTCAAATGTATTGATGTCCAAACTCGTGTTAGAAGACCTAGGAATCGAGCCTTTTTATCAGTATCTAGAAGATTTTGGTTTCTCTAAGCTTACAGGGATTGATTTAAGTCAAGAAAGTACCGGTCGACTTGAAAAAGGTAGACGCTCAGATGCAGCAAGAACGGCCTTTGGTCAGACGTCGACCATGACCCCTGTTCAGCTTGTGCAAGCGGCTACCGCCATCGCAAACGGTGGAAAGATGATGAAGCCGTATATCGTACAAGAAATCGTCGATGATGAAGGGGAAATCCTTCAAGAAGGTGCCAGTGAAGTGGTTGGTGAGCCCATCTCAGCAGAAACAGCAGCCCATGTTCGAGATCTACTGCGCGGTGTCGTGACAGAAGAATATGGTACAGGACGTAAATACGATATTCAGGGTGTAGATGTTCTCGGAAAAACCGGGACGGCGCAAATAGCTGAGAAAGGCGGTTATTTAAATGGCCATGGGCAATATTTATACTCCTTTTTAGGCATGGCGCCTTATGAGGATCCTGAGATTGTTGTTTATGTATCAGTAACGAAGCCAAATTTAACAACTGAGCAATCAGGAAATGATCCGGTGTCTATGATATTTAATGCAGTAATGCAAAGCAGTATGGCGTATTTGGATTTAGAACCAAATGAAGAGGAATTGCTGGAGGAGGCAGAGGACAGTGGCTTTGACATGGCAGATGTCGTAGGTGAACGAACAACCTATGCAACCGAGCTTTTAGAGGATAAAGAAGTGATTGTTGTCGGTGAAGGTGATCGCATTGCCTATCAAGAACCAGCAGAAGGTGTGCGTGTACTGAACGATGAGCCTATTCTATTAATTACAGATGGGGAAAGCCGAGCGTTACCTGATATGCGTGGTTGGTCACGACGAGATGTATTAAAAATGACCAATATCCTCGACTTAGAGCTTGATTATTCAGGCAATGGCTATGTGGTCCAACAAAGCCCCGTAGCTGGAACACCCATTTCGGAAGGGGAAACACTGCAAGTCCACTTGGAATCGACAGTCCCAGAAGATGGAGATGAAACGGATAGTACAGAAGAAGAACAAGAACAAGAAACGGAGACAGAAGGCGACTCTTAA
- the rsmH gene encoding 16S rRNA (cytosine(1402)-N(4))-methyltransferase RsmH, producing the protein MFLHTTVLKEESVQQLNIKKDGIYVDCTLGGAGHSKRIAEQLETGHLYAFDQDEVALNHAKEVLKDHLHNVTFIRSNFRYLKEELAAHGVTKVDGVLFDLGVSSPQLDEAERGFSYHQDAPLDMRMDQRAALTAKEVVNEWSFQKLLSIISRYGEEKFAKQIARKIESERVKKPIETTAELVEIIKDVIPAPARRAGGHPAKRTFQAIRIAVNDELGAFEDGLLDALELLNERGRLAVITFHSLEDRLCKQVFKEKTTIPDLPKGLPIIPDDKKAPFALVTRKPIVASDNELEENNRSRSAKLRVIEKL; encoded by the coding sequence ATGTTTCTACATACAACCGTATTAAAAGAAGAATCAGTCCAACAATTGAATATAAAGAAAGACGGCATTTATGTTGATTGTACATTAGGTGGAGCAGGTCATTCAAAGCGAATTGCAGAGCAACTTGAAACAGGTCATTTATACGCATTTGACCAAGACGAAGTGGCTTTAAATCACGCAAAAGAAGTATTGAAGGATCATCTACATAACGTAACGTTTATTCGAAGTAATTTTCGCTATTTAAAAGAAGAATTAGCTGCCCATGGAGTAACGAAAGTGGATGGCGTGTTGTTTGACTTAGGCGTGTCATCGCCTCAGCTAGATGAGGCGGAAAGAGGGTTTAGTTATCATCAGGATGCGCCACTTGATATGAGAATGGATCAGCGTGCTGCATTAACGGCAAAAGAAGTGGTAAACGAATGGTCGTTTCAAAAGCTGCTTTCAATAATTTCGAGGTATGGAGAAGAGAAGTTTGCCAAACAAATAGCCCGAAAAATTGAAAGTGAACGAGTAAAGAAACCGATTGAAACAACAGCGGAGTTAGTCGAAATTATAAAAGACGTCATTCCTGCACCAGCTCGTCGTGCCGGCGGTCATCCAGCTAAGCGTACGTTTCAAGCGATTCGGATTGCTGTTAATGATGAACTGGGCGCATTTGAAGATGGGTTGCTAGATGCATTAGAGCTGTTAAATGAACGTGGGCGACTCGCCGTTATCACCTTTCATTCTTTAGAGGACCGTTTGTGCAAACAAGTATTTAAAGAAAAAACAACCATTCCAGATCTTCCGAAAGGGTTGCCAATTATACCAGATGATAAAAAAGCCCCTTTCGCCTTAGTTACAAGAAAGCCAATCGTTGCTTCAGACAACGAACTAGAAGAAAACAATCGCTCGCGTTCAGCTAAGCTACGCGTTATAGAAAAATTGTAG
- the mraZ gene encoding division/cell wall cluster transcriptional repressor MraZ, with protein sequence MFLGEYRHSIDDKGRMIVPAKFREPLGPSFVVTRGLDHCLFVYPKSEWDKLEGQLKELPFTKKDARAFTRFFFSGAAECELDKQGRINVPNHLREYAKLEKECVVIGVSSRVEVWSKTLWEEYVSDSEDSFAEIAENLVDFDL encoded by the coding sequence ATGTTTTTAGGCGAGTATCGGCATTCTATAGATGATAAAGGCCGCATGATCGTTCCTGCCAAATTTAGAGAGCCACTTGGTCCTTCATTTGTTGTAACGAGAGGCTTAGATCACTGTTTGTTTGTGTATCCGAAGTCTGAGTGGGACAAGCTTGAAGGGCAATTAAAAGAACTCCCATTTACAAAAAAAGATGCCCGTGCATTTACACGATTCTTTTTTTCAGGAGCAGCAGAATGTGAATTGGATAAACAAGGAAGAATAAATGTCCCAAATCACTTAAGAGAATATGCTAAATTAGAAAAAGAGTGTGTAGTCATTGGTGTATCGAGTCGTGTTGAAGTATGGAGTAAGACTCTTTGGGAAGAGTATGTATCAGATTCTGAAGACTCTTTCGCTGAAATTGCAGAAAACCTCGTTGACTTTGACTTATAG
- the bshC gene encoding bacillithiol biosynthesis cysteine-adding enzyme BshC encodes MKMEELSKETLKGFAADYEKDQEPIKDFFSYMPSDTQWLQKRCQDLRERRFSHKQELVTYVENRTKGLRNRKKLEENLHKLKQEDALVVVGGQQAGLFTGPLYSVYKAMSIIMLAKTYERELQRPVVPLFWIAGEDHDLDEVRTIYKKEENKWKKRLLTDEVDGTSASKKHLPQSELQAFTKELFSSLPETSYTAELKAKVEACATESKTYVDFFMGVMHDLFAEEGLLYLDSDDDLLREIEKPFFKSLILQVAELQAAQVEGEARFAKQGYGKPIGTDPENAHLFYTVDGKRYRLNYSDGVFYMADHPFTFTKDELIEELEKHPSRFSNNVVTRPLMQEWLLPTVAFVAGPGELAYWGTLKESFSLFHFQVTPVIQRMSATIVPRQVEKHLIERGEDPGSYIEGNGEVLKQQWLDNQHSFEVKKHIERAKEQMEHAHQPLRELAKEMNETLYDISLKNKAFIHDQLTRLETFMTKEIKRRYETELKKYDEAICWLRPQSSPQERILNPIVLLNLTGSDTIQRLLNELEQQPRRHLLIYI; translated from the coding sequence ATGAAAATGGAGGAGCTTAGTAAGGAGACGTTAAAAGGCTTTGCTGCCGATTACGAAAAGGATCAAGAGCCAATCAAAGACTTTTTTTCTTACATGCCATCGGATACGCAGTGGCTACAAAAACGATGTCAAGATTTACGTGAACGTCGTTTTTCTCATAAACAAGAGCTCGTTACGTATGTGGAAAATCGGACAAAAGGATTACGCAATCGAAAAAAACTAGAGGAAAATTTACATAAACTAAAACAAGAAGATGCACTTGTTGTCGTCGGTGGACAGCAGGCAGGGCTATTTACGGGTCCTTTATACAGTGTATATAAAGCTATGTCGATCATTATGCTTGCCAAAACGTATGAAAGAGAATTACAACGACCTGTTGTCCCGCTGTTTTGGATTGCAGGAGAAGACCATGATCTGGATGAAGTACGGACAATTTATAAAAAAGAGGAAAACAAGTGGAAAAAACGTTTGCTTACAGACGAAGTGGACGGAACATCAGCATCAAAAAAGCATTTGCCGCAAAGTGAATTGCAAGCTTTTACAAAGGAACTATTTTCATCTTTACCAGAAACTTCCTATACAGCTGAATTAAAAGCAAAGGTAGAGGCATGTGCAACTGAATCAAAGACATACGTTGATTTCTTTATGGGTGTGATGCATGATTTGTTTGCTGAGGAAGGATTGCTTTATCTAGATAGCGACGACGATCTCTTAAGAGAAATAGAAAAACCATTTTTCAAATCGCTTATTTTACAAGTGGCGGAGCTGCAGGCTGCCCAAGTAGAGGGAGAGGCGCGCTTTGCCAAACAAGGATACGGGAAACCGATAGGAACGGATCCAGAAAATGCGCATCTTTTTTATACAGTGGATGGGAAGCGGTACCGTTTAAATTATAGCGACGGTGTGTTCTATATGGCAGATCACCCATTCACATTTACTAAGGATGAGTTAATAGAGGAGTTAGAAAAGCATCCTAGTAGGTTTAGCAATAACGTTGTCACTCGCCCGTTAATGCAGGAATGGTTGTTACCGACTGTTGCGTTTGTGGCAGGCCCAGGCGAATTAGCCTATTGGGGAACGCTAAAAGAGAGCTTCTCTTTATTTCATTTCCAGGTAACGCCTGTTATTCAACGTATGTCGGCAACCATTGTTCCACGTCAAGTTGAAAAGCACTTGATTGAACGAGGCGAAGATCCAGGTTCGTATATAGAAGGAAACGGTGAAGTCTTAAAGCAGCAATGGCTTGATAATCAGCACTCATTTGAAGTTAAAAAGCACATTGAGCGGGCGAAAGAGCAGATGGAGCACGCTCACCAGCCGTTGCGAGAGCTTGCCAAAGAAATGAATGAGACGCTTTATGACATTAGTTTAAAAAACAAAGCGTTTATCCATGATCAATTAACACGTCTTGAGACGTTCATGACAAAAGAGATTAAGCGAAGATATGAAACAGAATTAAAAAAGTATGATGAAGCGATTTGCTGGTTACGACCACAATCGAGTCCCCAAGAACGAATTTTAAACCCAATCGTTCTTCTAAACTTAACAGGTAGCGACACGATTCAACGATTACTAAATGAATTAGAGCAGCAACCACGTCGTCATCTTTTGATTTACATCTAA
- a CDS encoding 2-dehydropantoate 2-reductase yields MKVAVIGAGAVGLFVAASLKKQGEEVSLYLKNLQDQSLFENDGIHLNKRNQETIINDVQINPTHTTDFDGVIVCVKSYQVEQVLNDYQHVGHRQTKWVFLQNGMGHLKWIEKMTQPTYVGVVEYGLLKERGTSNRVSVKGEGRIKIAPFRGTSSIGKAEWESVFNQDVWTVLWREDYQEMLESKLILNACINPLTALLHARNGELLKNKHYNQAMRSCFAEIMEALGRHDQEEKWKEVERVCNDTKENQSSMLTDLIHNRPLELDAIVGYILKRGEARGIPMPTLQLVYTMLEGKQKSTNKNS; encoded by the coding sequence ATGAAGGTGGCCGTTATCGGAGCTGGTGCAGTAGGATTATTCGTAGCTGCATCTTTAAAAAAACAAGGAGAGGAAGTATCTCTCTATCTTAAGAATCTACAAGATCAATCGTTATTTGAAAACGATGGTATTCATCTTAATAAACGGAATCAAGAGACGATCATAAACGACGTACAAATAAACCCGACTCATACAACCGATTTTGATGGTGTCATCGTATGTGTGAAGTCGTATCAAGTAGAACAGGTTTTAAATGATTACCAACACGTAGGGCATCGACAAACAAAATGGGTATTTCTTCAAAATGGAATGGGGCATTTAAAGTGGATTGAGAAGATGACTCAACCGACTTATGTCGGTGTTGTAGAGTATGGTCTGTTAAAAGAAAGAGGAACAAGCAATCGAGTGTCTGTTAAAGGGGAAGGAAGGATAAAAATTGCTCCTTTTCGTGGAACATCCTCTATAGGAAAAGCCGAGTGGGAGTCAGTTTTCAATCAGGATGTATGGACTGTTTTGTGGAGAGAAGACTATCAGGAAATGCTTGAATCAAAGTTAATCCTTAACGCATGTATAAATCCATTAACCGCTTTATTACATGCGAGAAACGGAGAGCTCTTAAAGAATAAGCACTATAACCAAGCGATGCGCTCCTGTTTTGCGGAAATAATGGAGGCGCTAGGGCGGCACGATCAGGAAGAGAAATGGAAGGAAGTTGAACGCGTCTGTAACGATACAAAAGAGAATCAATCGTCCATGTTAACCGACCTTATTCATAATCGCCCGCTTGAATTAGACGCCATTGTTGGCTACATTTTAAAAAGAGGGGAAGCACGTGGCATTCCGATGCCGACTCTTCAGCTCGTTTATACGATGCTGGAAGGGAAACAAAAGAGTACGAATAAAAATTCTTGA
- a CDS encoding N-acetyltransferase, which translates to MIKVERLLINYKTLEEFTNFRDYGAAELSMKDDLNQSIVENDSESPFYGIYYGKKLVARMSLYQIDGDFDQYFDPPQDYLELWKLEVLEPYRGKGYGRALVDFAKSFEIPVKTNARQSTGDFWSKLGFEPITYREERDRGESPYVWFPSGVYEQKKPKEKQSQE; encoded by the coding sequence ATGATTAAAGTAGAACGATTGCTAATTAATTATAAGACGTTAGAAGAGTTTACGAATTTTCGTGACTATGGTGCAGCTGAGCTATCAATGAAAGACGATCTTAATCAGAGCATCGTCGAAAATGATAGCGAGTCTCCTTTTTATGGCATTTACTATGGCAAAAAGCTTGTTGCTCGTATGAGCCTCTATCAAATTGATGGAGACTTTGATCAGTATTTTGATCCTCCGCAAGATTATTTAGAATTATGGAAGTTAGAAGTATTAGAGCCATACCGTGGTAAAGGATACGGAAGAGCGCTTGTTGATTTTGCTAAAAGCTTTGAAATTCCAGTTAAGACAAATGCCCGCCAAAGTACAGGTGATTTTTGGTCAAAGCTTGGATTTGAACCTATTACGTACAGAGAAGAACGTGACAGAGGCGAGAGCCCTTACGTATGGTTTCCTTCAGGCGTCTACGAGCAAAAGAAGCCGAAAGAAAAACAATCACAGGAATAA
- a CDS encoding RsfA family transcriptional regulator, which produces MTANRQDAWSHEDDLLLADTVLRHIREGSTQLAAFEEVAEALSRTSAACGFRWNSTIRKKYTAEVNMAKKKRTVLKKEKAKSESSFVLQQEEEKPAETLQQAQQDTSDQTLDLEAVIDYLQSMKDKQEAVYEASVLKAENEKLKEQLERVEKEKSVITQDYRSLLEIMDRARKLTNHTLLEKSL; this is translated from the coding sequence ATGACGGCAAATCGTCAAGATGCCTGGTCGCATGAAGATGATTTACTTTTAGCTGACACTGTTTTGCGTCATATTAGAGAAGGAAGTACGCAGCTAGCAGCGTTTGAAGAAGTAGCAGAAGCGCTCTCACGTACAAGTGCGGCTTGTGGGTTTAGATGGAATTCAACCATTCGAAAAAAATACACAGCTGAAGTCAATATGGCAAAGAAAAAACGAACGGTGCTAAAGAAGGAAAAGGCCAAATCGGAGTCTAGCTTCGTGCTACAGCAAGAAGAGGAAAAACCAGCCGAAACACTCCAACAAGCGCAACAAGATACATCTGATCAAACGTTAGACTTAGAGGCGGTTATTGATTACCTACAATCAATGAAAGACAAGCAAGAAGCTGTTTATGAAGCGAGTGTATTAAAAGCAGAAAATGAAAAGTTAAAAGAGCAACTAGAAAGAGTAGAAAAGGAGAAGAGCGTTATTACACAAGATTACCGCTCTCTGCTTGAAATTATGGATCGTGCTCGAAAGCTGACCAATCATACGTTACTTGAAAAATCATTATAA
- the rpmF gene encoding 50S ribosomal protein L32, with amino-acid sequence MAVPFRRTSKTRKNKRRTHLKLEVPGMVECPDCGEYKLSHRVCKACGSYKGEKVASK; translated from the coding sequence ATGGCAGTTCCATTTAGAAGAACATCTAAAACGAGAAAAAATAAGCGTCGTACACATCTTAAATTAGAAGTACCAGGTATGGTAGAATGCCCAGATTGCGGAGAGTATAAACTATCTCACCGTGTCTGCAAAGCGTGTGGTTCTTACAAAGGTGAAAAAGTAGCTTCAAAATAA
- a CDS encoding YceD family protein, with the protein MKWTVQALQQARYESLHFDENVLLEDQLKEHQDVRAASLVSLKGIATANRNVFTFQFVVKGHLVLPCSRTLADVEWPYEIKGQAHYVPEGEMPPSHLNEEDVFTYSGDVIDLSHMIQERILVEIPMQVFADKPTETPAPSSGKDWELVSDEKNSDQIDPRLADLAKFFDEK; encoded by the coding sequence ATGAAATGGACCGTTCAAGCTCTTCAACAAGCGCGATATGAATCGCTTCATTTTGATGAAAATGTACTGTTGGAAGATCAACTAAAAGAACACCAGGATGTTCGTGCCGCAAGTCTTGTTTCCTTAAAAGGGATAGCAACCGCAAATAGAAATGTGTTTACATTTCAGTTTGTCGTAAAGGGGCATTTGGTTTTACCTTGTTCCCGAACGTTAGCGGACGTCGAATGGCCATATGAAATAAAGGGTCAAGCTCACTATGTACCAGAAGGTGAAATGCCACCTTCTCATTTAAATGAAGAAGATGTCTTTACGTATTCTGGTGATGTGATTGATTTATCTCATATGATACAAGAGCGTATTCTTGTAGAAATTCCTATGCAAGTGTTCGCTGATAAACCAACCGAAACACCGGCTCCTTCTTCTGGGAAGGATTGGGAATTGGTTTCAGACGAGAAGAACAGTGACCAAATTGACCCAAGACTTGCTGACTTGGCGAAATTCTTCGATGAAAAATAA
- a CDS encoding nucleotidyltransferase, translating into MKAVGLVVEYNPFHNGHLHHVIKAKEDSEADVVIAVMSGSFLQRGEPALVSKRVRAEMALQAGVDIVVELPYGYAVQTAPYFAEGAVRLLTALQCATLHFGSEEGDIDRFLQLNAFMKKNDHDYQQQIKAFLKKGYAYPRASAEAFAFLHEARTQLPLSEPNNILGYHYVQQIDAQASPMEPLTTLRIAANYHDEDMGEGTIASATSIRKALLHKKEVDHVLPASTARLLDYYKQTHGHVHFWENYYSYLKYQILTRTPAELEQIAECEEGLEYRLIETGLQATSFSDWLTRLKTKRYTKTRLQRLFVHLLTNTTKEEMATVRSNRENDYIRLLGMSETGKSYLNQYKKAFSLPVVTREAELRHYGVLASLDQRATACYWLTKPGALHSEAMKQEFQATPLFLKNS; encoded by the coding sequence ATGAAAGCTGTTGGTCTTGTCGTTGAATACAACCCGTTTCATAACGGTCATCTCCATCATGTCATCAAAGCAAAAGAGGACTCTGAAGCGGATGTAGTGATTGCCGTTATGAGTGGCTCGTTTTTACAGAGAGGAGAACCTGCTCTCGTTTCAAAACGAGTCCGTGCAGAAATGGCGCTTCAAGCTGGGGTTGACATTGTCGTTGAACTTCCTTATGGCTATGCCGTTCAGACTGCTCCATATTTTGCAGAAGGGGCGGTTCGCCTATTAACCGCACTACAATGTGCGACCCTTCATTTCGGCAGTGAGGAAGGTGACATTGACCGATTTCTTCAACTTAACGCTTTTATGAAGAAAAACGATCATGATTATCAGCAACAAATAAAAGCGTTTCTAAAAAAAGGCTATGCTTACCCGAGAGCGAGCGCTGAAGCCTTTGCTTTTCTTCACGAGGCTCGTACGCAGCTACCTTTAAGTGAGCCAAATAATATTTTAGGCTACCATTATGTTCAACAAATTGATGCTCAAGCGTCTCCCATGGAACCATTAACAACCTTACGTATTGCGGCTAACTACCATGATGAGGATATGGGAGAAGGAACCATCGCTAGCGCAACGAGCATACGTAAGGCATTATTACATAAAAAAGAGGTTGATCACGTCCTTCCTGCATCAACAGCAAGGTTACTCGACTACTATAAACAAACTCACGGACACGTCCACTTTTGGGAGAACTACTATTCTTACTTAAAGTATCAAATCCTCACGCGAACACCTGCGGAGCTGGAACAAATTGCAGAGTGTGAGGAAGGGTTAGAATATCGATTAATTGAAACAGGCTTGCAAGCTACTTCCTTTTCAGATTGGCTAACGCGATTAAAAACAAAACGGTATACGAAAACGAGGCTTCAACGCTTATTTGTTCATTTATTGACGAACACGACGAAAGAAGAAATGGCTACTGTTCGGAGTAATAGGGAAAATGATTATATTCGCTTGTTAGGTATGAGCGAAACAGGAAAAAGTTATTTGAATCAATACAAGAAGGCTTTCTCCCTTCCGGTGGTGACACGAGAAGCAGAACTGAGACATTATGGAGTATTAGCTTCATTAGATCAGCGAGCAACAGCCTGTTATTGGTTAACGAAACCAGGTGCTCTTCATTCCGAGGCGATGAAACAAGAGTTTCAAGCCACACCTCTTTTCCTAAAAAACAGCTAG
- a CDS encoding SepM family pheromone-processing serine protease: MEQKRKSFPWIKWVVLIIVFFLIVRFELPYYYSQPGMAESVEEMVTVEGGIKDDEGTFMLTTVRSAKATPALLFWSLFSEFRSLNPAPSGMTDEEYNQRQQLLMANSQDDAKIAAFRASNKGDVQIDYTGVYVVGTTEGMSAADQLEPGDIITHVDGEEVGTSEALIDLLAAYSDGDIVTMTFERDDETLVKNLAFSTFPDELNLGDERVGVGVSVETVRTATFTPEVEITAGAIGGPSAGLIFALEIYSQLEEIDLTSGLHIAGTGTINEDGEVGAIGGANQKVVASERAGADYFLVPRSGHNYEDALAAAESINTDMEIVPIETFEEAIAFLETLQNE; this comes from the coding sequence ATGGAACAAAAACGAAAGTCGTTTCCATGGATTAAGTGGGTCGTTTTAATTATTGTATTCTTTTTGATTGTTCGTTTTGAGCTTCCTTACTATTATAGTCAGCCGGGAATGGCAGAATCAGTGGAAGAGATGGTGACAGTTGAAGGTGGGATAAAAGACGATGAAGGCACGTTTATGTTAACGACAGTTCGGAGTGCGAAAGCGACTCCGGCGTTACTATTCTGGTCTTTGTTTAGCGAGTTTCGATCGTTAAATCCAGCTCCTTCCGGAATGACGGATGAAGAATACAATCAGAGACAGCAATTGTTAATGGCCAATTCACAGGACGATGCAAAAATTGCTGCATTCCGTGCATCGAATAAGGGCGATGTACAGATTGACTATACTGGTGTCTATGTCGTCGGCACAACAGAGGGGATGTCGGCAGCTGATCAACTAGAACCAGGTGACATTATTACTCATGTCGATGGAGAAGAAGTAGGAACAAGTGAAGCGCTCATTGACTTATTAGCTGCTTATTCTGATGGTGATATTGTTACGATGACATTTGAACGTGATGATGAAACACTAGTGAAAAATTTAGCTTTTTCGACTTTTCCTGATGAGCTAAACTTAGGTGATGAACGTGTGGGAGTCGGTGTCTCTGTGGAGACTGTTCGGACAGCGACGTTCACACCAGAAGTCGAGATCACTGCTGGAGCCATTGGTGGCCCGTCAGCGGGTTTAATTTTCGCGCTAGAAATCTATAGTCAGCTGGAGGAAATTGATCTAACAAGTGGGTTACACATTGCTGGAACTGGTACGATTAATGAGGACGGAGAAGTCGGTGCAATTGGGGGCGCTAATCAAAAAGTGGTTGCTTCTGAACGCGCAGGTGCTGACTATTTCTTAGTACCAAGAAGTGGTCATAACTATGAGGATGCACTAGCAGCAGCTGAATCGATCAATACCGATATGGAAATTGTTCCAATCGAAACGTTTGAAGAGGCGATAGCCTTTCTTGAAACGTTACAGAATGAATAA